The window aacctatagggtacctacttcctgttgacgtagaatcatgaaaggcaggtctcataacacaaaatattattatcctactggagtatttattatattttcttttatgatggtacggaacccttcatttacgactcgcacttgaccggtttttggaTTCAAATAAACGTGATAGCAGGAAATGccgcaaaaaatttaaatgattatATAATAGCTGTTTATTGCATTCTCATTTCAATAAAACGCGACGTTGATAACGACGTGTCtcataaattgtttttttttatcgcgAAACTGATATAATCTACTTCTATTTCAAAGTTTTGAGTTTTTATTGTTAATGCTCTCATAAGCAGATCTTTAGTGTTTGTGTGccttatttatacatataatgaAGTGAGTGAAACTGGAAAAGTGTTAGGTCTACCAgttaattgaattgaaattgtAGTTGGACTGCAGCGGAGTCAtgttattaacaaaaatatttcgtCGGATGACGGAAAAGAGATGTTTCATCAAGATGAAACACATTTGGACTGTGGATAGGACTGTTAAGTCGCCATATGATGATGTGTTTGTTCCCGAATCAACAATTACTGAACATGTATGGCAAAATTTGGACAAGTGGTCCGAAAAAACTGCAGTGGTAAGTCCTACAAACAAACTGAACTGTacctaactttaaaaaaatgatcttaaataattttgtaacaaaaagaaagtACGTAGTTAATAACCACCGGTGTTTTCCACTatattacaacatggggttattcaaggggcggaccaacaaattcctgaaaggccggcaacgcatcggcggtgcAAATGTTcctaggcggcggtaatcacttaacaccaggtgacccgcctgctcgtttgttcgctattttttGAACATGGTGTCGCTCGTTGAAAATATGTTCCCCGCGTCGGTTTTGGGAtaacctgcttttctgagtgacgcttatattaaataaataccttGACATACGTTTTTGTAATTTAACCTACTTCTATGGTTTTTACAGATTTGTGGCGTAACCGATAGGAAGTACACCTACTTACAGTTGTACAAACAATCCCGAATATTTGGTGCTAGTTTGAGGAAAAAGTTCAAAGTGAAAGACGGCGATGTCGTTGCTGTTATGTTGCCTAACTGTCCAGAATATCCAACAGTGGTGCTAGGTATCCTCACTGCGGGGGGAGCAGTCACCACCATCAATCCACTTTACACCGTCTGTAAGTTCTGTTCCTAATgtaatatttacaactagctgatgcccgcagcttcgcccgcgtggattggtcagatcccctgcagcatcaggattgaggagttggactccaaattttttatgaaacaatgtcccaaagttcctctatcgattaaaaaagaaatgacgcaaatcggttcagaaatctcggagatttcggtgtacataggtagaaaaacacaactccctttttaaaagtcggttaaaaaagtagcctattttacgccctggtcaatcctctacttgcctgtgaaagtcccgtcaaaatcggttcagccgttccaaagattagccttttcaaacagacagacagacagacagacagacagacagacagacagacaaaaattttaaaaacgtgtgattcagttatggtatcgttcaaataaccatatgagcttaatatgaggtagttatttcgaaattacagacagacattccaattttatttattagtatagaaagtatagatatagatttatcACGCATTTAACGGAGAAGGAAAATATCGAGAGGATACTTGTCTAAGTGTAAGGTTCTAGACTTAATTTTCAGCAGAGGAAAGATTTTGTGATTTCTAAATTGTTTCTGGTCTGCTCTGaggggcttcggccgtggcgaGTTACCGTCCTATCGGCATCATCATCTAATTTCACTCAGCAATTTCCTGTTTCGGTAtaatgccgcgtagaaacttgaaataaattattatgattacaaACAGCTTAGTAGCAAATAGCAATgttgtagttttaagttttttactcCTCTCTTTTAAAGAGGGGTACGTGGTCAGCTAAAGGATAGTAATGGGCTGATGATGCCGATTCGCAATCTAAAGAACAACTCCTTAACAACTCAAAAAAGAAACAGAGCAAAAATTAACTTAGGAGAAAAGTAAGAGTTCTCAAATTTCAGATGAAGTTCAAAGACAAATTTCATCATCCGAAGCAAAAATAATTGTAACCAATCCAGAACTTGTAAACTTAATGAAGGAAGTTTTAAAGCAAATCAAGTTAAACATACCAGTTATAGCTATTGATATCGATGAAAGACGACCTGAGGAGACGGTTTCTTTCAAAGAACTTATAAATGACAGTCATGTGGATACAGATATTTTGAAAGAGGTTAAAAGATCTGCAGATGATACATCTCTTTTGCTATATTCAAGCGGTACAACGGGCTTACCTAAAGCCGTTGAACTGACTAACAGAAATATTGTTGCTAACTGTGAACAGCAAAATGGTGATGAATGCAAGAAGTTTAATGATACCACTGGTGAGTACTTAAATTTTTGTTGATATTCTTGAAAAATAGTAGGTAGTCGAGTAACTAAAAGAGAAAAGTGTAACTGTTCAATTTCTTGTTGGCTTATTTCAGTGACTTCTGCTTTCTGAACCGATGATAGAGTCTTGactcttaatttttaaagtatcATAAATGGCAAAAATGCTAAAATTGAATATTTCTTGAATTATTTGAATCATATGgaccaacaagtgtaaattaaaaatttataacacccccgacgatccaaagtatttgagttttccaaaacatcattttcaaataaataattatatatttaggcaacgtccatcttgacagcttgacatttgtctattgacataatattatgaacctaacggttatctaatcttcttttctacaagaaaactagaaaagagctgataactcttaaacggctgaaccaattttttagattatagctaagaacactctcgatcaagccacctttcaaacaaaaaaaactaaattaaaatcggttcattcgtttaggcgctacgatgccacagacagatacacagatacacagatacacagacacacagatacacagatacacacgtcaaacttataacacccctctttttgggtcgggggttaaaaatataaaacaaaacaccATACTGATTACTGACACTGACTTAATATTACAGAACAACCATTCCGACCGCCGACCATTCTtgctacattttaaaatataaaaaaccgatcaaatgctagtccgactcacacacgaagtgttccgcATCATCGTGCTAGAAAATATCTCAAACCATTATGCAAGTTAAAGATAAACAGAACCATTcctttcctttacttttgctataagacattgctacttggtaaatttcatgattctaggtcaaggaaaagtaccctataggttttgattcctccgaatagacagacacgacagacagacagacaactgtaaggttatttttaaaaagttgatttgagttgtcaaaaataatataaaattattaatttacctaatgcaggtagtttgataaaatcgatatttggctcattcgatgtcatacctacaatctgttgctaggtggccaacaagattgaacttgcataaatacgggtgtttcgaaggttttagttcagtctccttctgagattcggagcgatatcgcatattttcggtatttgggttgtgaactgataattagatgttgtgatagcaatcacgctctaattaaattatttattttggcattagtttgtttagattaaaactctcggataaccttacacattaaacttgtgttttttttgtgttggttttggagaggacattccaataattcgataaaaatatttaaataatacctgcttttctgagtgacgccaataattcagaagtgggatgtgtctcacgttgccttaatttcgctttggtatctttttgtaaacaacccacatttgattaaatttttttattgagtttgatttggtgattaaaatttctagtttttttttttaagaatttagtcttttgtgtagtggaaagtaatttgcaataagtggttcagatttcgtatacatcgaatgagaagttagtcgtttggatttattgttgatttgatattaaaactgagagttcggcagttcaaggataggttttaatgatttgacggagggcaggatagcccatgatttggatttgacttagggcaaggaagcccgcgactgacatgacaagattatttagaaacacgagggcgtgttaaattcaggacggccgaactgtaaggttatttttaaaaagttgatttgagttgtcaaaaataatataaaattattaatttacctaatgcaggtagtttgataaaatcgatatttggctcattcgatgtcatacctacaatctgttgctaggtggccaacaagattgaacttgcataaatacgggtgtttcgaaggttttagttcagtctccttctgagattcggagcgatatcgcatattttcggtatttgggttgtgaactgataattagatgttgtgatagcaatcacgctctaattaaattatttattttggcattagtttgtttagattaaaactctcggataaccttacacattaaacttgtgttttttttgtgttggttttggagaggacattccaataattcgataaaaatatttaaataatacctgcttttctgagtgacgccaatacaatGAAGTGACCCTGTtaaggtttcttttttccttcctCTCATAATACTATCGTCACACTTCGTTGCTGTGGTGCTTACCCAAGGTTAATTCATTTGCTGTTTTTTGATGCTaattttttataacattttacaGAAACACATCAAGACATCACCCTTGCGTATCTCCCCATGTTTCATTCCTATGGGTTATCAGTTATAACTATCCACAAACTGTCAGTTGGTTTAAAACTGGTGACTCTTCCAAAATTTCAACCTGATACTTTTATAACAACATTGGAAAAACATAAATTTGGTCTGGTGTATGTGGCTCCACCTACAGGTAAGGTATTTTTGAAATTGAGACTAAAAACCAATCACAACATTGTTTTTCCCCAATTTAGTTCCATCCCCTAAATCTTTCTTAGCGGCCAGTATCTTGAATTAGAATGTTAATCAAATAATAAGTGACGATTGAACTTTGAAAGTATTGAATTTTAAAGTATAATTAACATCGTGGACCATagtaaatttgttttttttttttgtttttagttctATTCCTAGCATCAAGTCCTCTAGTGAAATCAAAACATTTTGAGAAACTGCAAAATGTGCTGACAGGAGCAGCGCCTTTACCACAGGCTGATGTGGAGAGATTTTTGAGTAAAATGgatgtaagtaattaaattatgaaagctttgatgataataattagacTCACACATTCACTAATACATCTTAAAAGGATTTGTAAAAAGGATTCGATCTTTATTATAATCCTATTATGtgagttataatatttttcaataacaaTTTCATCTGATTCCTAAGAATTAGTGATCCAGATCAAAATAGAACACAAAAACCTACAAGAGACTGTAAATATTATAGGCTTTCGtcagtataatataattttaatagcaATTTcaactttaatattttaattttagcatGAAGTAAACTTTGGGCAAGTATACGGCTGTACTGAAGCTGGTCCGGTGGTAACAATAACACCACATGGCTGTAAGGATTATAGTACGGTGGGATTAGCTTTGCCCAACTCCGAATTGAGGATAGTTGATAATGAAATGAATAATGTGGGTCCCAATGAGGTAAATtgacagttttaataaaaagtacttagtaaatacctacctatggtgTCTCTATAATATAGTTTGAAACTCATAGATTTATCTAAGCCCTATACGAACTTAACGAACTTTAAGACAGTTAACAAGCCCTaacaaatattttgatattgttGTAAGCTACACATAGCTAATTCTTTCAATGAGTTGCTTAAACTTGAACAAAATATTGTGTTATGGATCAGTTGTCATAACAAAtgagtaattaaatatttttttccagttAGGAGAATTGTTAATCAAAGGACCAAATGTGATGAAAGGTTATAAAAACAACCCACAGGCAAATTCACAGGTCTTTGCTGACGGCTGGTTGAAGAGTGGCGATTTGGCAAAGATTGACGAATATGGTTATGTTACTATAGCTGACAGGTTAAAGGAACTaataaaggtaaataaaatCGTGAAAAAATCTATATGTTAACTTATTGCAAAAG of the Maniola jurtina chromosome 16, ilManJurt1.1, whole genome shotgun sequence genome contains:
- the LOC123873250 gene encoding 4-coumarate--CoA ligase 2-like, with product MLLTKIFRRMTEKRCFIKMKHIWTVDRTVKSPYDDVFVPESTITEHVWQNLDKWSEKTAVICGVTDRKYTYLQLYKQSRIFGASLRKKFKVKDGDVVAVMLPNCPEYPTVVLGILTAGGAVTTINPLYTVYEVQRQISSSEAKIIVTNPELVNLMKEVLKQIKLNIPVIAIDIDERRPEETVSFKELINDSHVDTDILKEVKRSADDTSLLLYSSGTTGLPKAVELTNRNIVANCEQQNGDECKKFNDTTETHQDITLAYLPMFHSYGLSVITIHKLSVGLKLVTLPKFQPDTFITTLEKHKFGLVYVAPPTVLFLASSPLVKSKHFEKLQNVLTGAAPLPQADVERFLSKMDHEVNFGQVYGCTEAGPVVTITPHGCKDYSTVGLALPNSELRIVDNEMNNVGPNELGELLIKGPNVMKGYKNNPQANSQVFADGWLKSGDLAKIDEYGYVTIADRLKELIKVNAYQVPPAELESVIREHPAVFDAAVVGVPDEKTGEKPKAFVVLNKDSKASQKDIMDYVSERVAPYKRLKEVQFLDVIPKNPSGKILRRVLVEN